A part of Miscanthus floridulus cultivar M001 chromosome 6, ASM1932011v1, whole genome shotgun sequence genomic DNA contains:
- the LOC136461341 gene encoding uncharacterized protein produces the protein MEYDLKRKKWDISNRKCLMVAKSIISDAIRGSIPDCDTAIEYLKKVESQFTGSSKAYVNSLIKKLFNEKYSGGGIREHILKMSNTASKLKPMDLGLNDEFLIYLVFASLPKEYETFVVNYNMQPDK, from the coding sequence aTGGAGTATGATCTCAAACGCAAGAAATGGGATatttcaaaccgcaagtgcttgatggtggctaagtccataaTTTCAGATGCAATAAGAGGTTCTATTCCAGATTGTGATACCGCCATAGAGTATcttaagaaggtggagagtcagttcactggctcttcaaaggcttatgtcaATAGTTTGatcaagaaattattcaatgagaaatatagtggtggcggtatcagagagcacatactgaagatgagcaacacggcttcgaagctgaagccaatggatttggggctcaatgATGAGTTCCTTAtttatttggtttttgcttccttgccaaaggaatatgaaacttttgttgttaattacaacatgcagcccgataagtga
- the LOC136457118 gene encoding uncharacterized protein produces MGKDAGEAQQHPPDGAGGGSGGDAGGSWAGSARRFCCCGGGGGGGAARVVRLQCVAALVLGVAVLLSALFWLPPFAGRCGGKEGPDPGDEFGAAIVASFRLHKTFPELSGNKSQLELDIYEEVGIPNSTVVVNTLHPLDGSNWTDIIFNIIPFPENVTISSTSLSILRSKFMSLVVRQSTIHLTEPLFGNSSSFEVIKFPGGITIIPPQTAFLLQKPHATFNFTLNYPIYKLQDRTNELKDQMKAGLLLNPYENLYIKLTNSQGSTILAPTIVETSIVLEVGNHQPSVPRMKQLARTITNSSSSSGNLGLNHTVFGRVKQISLSSYLRHSLHSGGGSDAPSPAPMHHHGHHGHHHHHHSHDDNRHPAPAPAPIHFPMPQPRYGAPPPSGCPYSKNKPKKRGPVTPAAEPAANDHRSASIALPPHPSSPLPASRSRHGPSMQGGSPVPSPPAIPEPPLPTVSFAHPHPPSERGTGISPAPSEEATRAGPVGMSQVAPAPHSSYATRMQDDVPCRWVLFVLALFALRSLLR; encoded by the exons ATGGGGAAGGACGCCGGCGAGGCGCAGCAGCATCCCCCGGACGGGGCGGGCGGCGGCTCAGGCGGAGACGCAGGAGGAAGCTGGGCTGGTAGCGCCCGCCGCttctgctgctgcggcggcggaggaggcggaggagcggCGAGGGTGGTTCGGCTGCAATGCGTGGCTGCGCTCGTGCTCGGGGTGGCCGTGCTGCTGTCGGCGCTCTTCTGGCTCCCGCCCTTCGCGGGGCGGTGCGGCGGCAAGGAGGGCCCGGATCCGGGCGACGAGTTCGGAG CTGCTATAGTGGCAAGCTTTAGGCTACACAAGACATTTCCTGAGCTGAGTGGAAATAAATCCCAGCTCGAATTGGATATTTATGAGGAAGTTGGCATTCCTAATTCCACA GTGGTTGTGAATACGCTACATCCATTAGATGGATCAAACTGGACAGACATCATCTTCAACATTATCCCTTTCCCAGAGAACgtgactatatcatcaacatcgtTGAGCATCCTTAGATCAAAGTTCATGTCCTTGGTTGTACGGCAGTCAACAATCCACTTGACTGAGCCCCTTTTCGGGAATTCATCATCCTTTGAAGTAATTAAATTCCCAGGAGGAATAACAATCATCCCTCCACAAACTGCTTTTCTTCTTCAGAAGCCCCATGCAACTTTTAATTTTACTCTCAACTATCCAATCTACAAACTTCAAGACAGAACTAACGAGTTAAAGGATCAAATGAAGGCAGGACTACTACTCAATCCATACGAG AATCTGTATATCAAATTGACAAATTCGCAAGGTTCAACAATTCTCGCTCCAACAATTGTTGAGACCTCCATTGTCCTCGAAGTTGGAAATCACCAGCCATCTGTTCCAAGGATGAAGCAGTTGGCACGGACAATTACCAATTCATCTTCATCCTCGGGAAACCTGGGTCTGAATCATACAGTATTTGGCAGGGTAAAACAGATTAGCCTTTCATCCTATCTTAGGCATTCCTTACATAGTGGAGGTGGTTCTGATGCACCGAGTCCTGCACCCATGCATCATCATGGTCATCACGgccatcatcaccatcaccacAGTCATGACGACAACAGGCACccagctcctgctcctgctccaatACATTTTCCTATGCCACAACCCAGATATGGTGCTCCACCTCCATCTGGGTGTCCATACAGCAAAAACAAGCCAAAGAAAAGAGGGCCTGTTACACCAGCTGCTGAGCCTGCAGCTAATGATCACCGATCTGCTTCCATTGCTTTACCACCACATCCATCGTCACCTTTGCCTGCTAGTCGTTCTCGACATGGTCCCAGTATGCAGGGTGGATCTCCTGTTCCTTCCCCTCCTGCTATACCAGAGCCACCTTTGCCCACCGTTTCGTTTGCTCATCCACATCCTCCAAGTGAACGTGGAACAGGGATAAGTCCTGCTCCAAGTGAAGAGGCAACACGAGCAGGTCCTGTTGGGATGTCACAAGTGGCACCTGCACCTCATTCAT CTTATGCCACCAGGATGCAGGACGATGTTCCCTGCCGCTGGGTCCTTTTTGTCCTCGCGTTATTCGCTCTAAGGAGCCTGCTACGCTGA
- the LOC136459870 gene encoding uncharacterized protein: MPAGGSSYLATMGRRSFSYHRLKKLPAATSPPHPPATTTAPTTGLDQEGDPPCAAAAIEESYRSYYRALVARGRRQRRRQQQPWRGSGRPRRRLRVWGALARALRWRAVSAGARVRASVARVARRLREGRPYVGDLFAGNYMFLQVSPTMAGADGSARGAVVPFAEYYYGCKARARAAAGAGAVQMHPAAAATAVLYKV, from the coding sequence ATGCCGGCCGGCGGCTCGTCGTACCTGGCGACCATGGGCCGCCGGAGCTTCTCATACCACAGGCTCAAGAAGCTCCCCGCCGCCAcctctcctcctcatcctcccgcCACGACGACGGCCCCTACCACCGGCCTGGATCAAGAAGGAGACCCGCCGTGCGCCGCGGCCGCTATCGAGGAGTCGTACCGGTCCTACTACCGCGCGCTGGTGGCGAGGGggaggcggcagcggcggaggcAGCAGCAGCCGTGGCGGGGCAGCGGCAGGCCGCGGCGGCGCCTCAGGGTGTGGGGCGCCCTGGCGCGCGCGCTGCGTTGGAGGGCGGTGTCCGCCGGGGCCCGGGTGCGCGCGTCGGTTGCCAGGGTGGCGCGGCGGCTCCGGGAGGGCCGGCCCTACGTCGGCGACCTCTTCGCCGGGAACTACATGTTCCTGCAGGTGTCGCCCACGATGGCCGGCGCCGACGGCAGCGCGCGCGGCGCCGTGGTGCCCTTCGCGGAGTACTACTACGGATGCAAGGCCCGGGCCAGGGCGGCCGCCGGCGCTGGCGCGGTGCAGATGCACCCTGCTGCAGCCGCTACTGCGGTGCTCTACAAGGTGTAG